One segment of Panicum virgatum strain AP13 chromosome 3K, P.virgatum_v5, whole genome shotgun sequence DNA contains the following:
- the LOC120696948 gene encoding PHD finger protein ALFIN-LIKE 8-like isoform X2 → MDGGGGFMGPPPVPRSPEDVFRDFRARRAGLIRALTTDVEKFYVMCDPEKENLCLYGLPNETWEVNLPAEEVPPELPEPALGINFARDGMNEKDWLSLVAVHSDSWLLSVAFYFGARFGFDKESRKRLFTMINNLPTVYEVVTGTAKKEPKDKTPKNSNKSNKTGSKPRQSEPNSRAPKLPSPKEEEESEGEDGEPQEDHESTLCGACGQSYDDFWICCDLCEKWFHGKCVKITPAKAEHIKQYKCPSCTGSKRAKA, encoded by the exons ATGGACGGAGGAGGCGGATTCATGGGCCCGCCGCCGGTCCCCCGCTCGCCGGAGGACGTCTTCCGGGATTTCCGCGCGCGCCGGGCCGGCTTGATCAGGGCGCTCACCACCG ATGTGGAGAAGTTCTACGTGATGTGCGACCCAG AGAAGGAGAACCTATGTTTGTATGGACTTCCCAATGAGACATGGGAAGTCAACTTGCCTGCAGAGGAGGTCCCTCCTGAACTCCCAGAGCCAGCTCTGGGAATTAACTTTGCACGTGATGGGATGAATGAAAAAGATTGGCTGTCACTTGTTGCCGTGCATAGTGACTCTTGGTTATTGTCAGTTGCATTTTATTTTGGAGCAAGGTTTGGTTTCGACAAAGAATCCAG GAAACGGCTCTTCACCATGATCAATAACCTTCCCACAGTATATGAGGTTGTCACAGGAACAGCCAAGAAAGAGCCCAAAGACAAAACCCCTAAAAACAGCAATAAGAGTAACAAAACTGGCTCGAAG CCACGCCAATCAGAACCCAACTCAAGGGCCCCGAAGCTGCCATCTccaaaggaagaagaggagagtgAAGGGGAGGATGGGGAACCACAGGAAGACCATGAGAGCACGCTGTGCGGCGCATGCGGCCAAAGTTACGATGACTTCTGGATCTGCTGTGACCTGTGTGAGAAATGGTTCCATGGCAAGTGCGTGAAGATCACCCCAGCCAAAGCGGAACACATCAAGCAGTACAAGTGCCCCTCCTGCACAGGCAGCAAGAGGGCTAAGGCTTGA
- the LOC120696948 gene encoding PHD finger protein ALFIN-LIKE 8-like isoform X1, with protein MDGGGGFMGPPPVPRSPEDVFRDFRARRAGLIRALTTDVEKFYVMCDPAWGRPDGCIANNYSYVTADLSQDLSRHFPLAHPTWKQGHAPWSLGQALRAYMEKENLCLYGLPNETWEVNLPAEEVPPELPEPALGINFARDGMNEKDWLSLVAVHSDSWLLSVAFYFGARFGFDKESRKRLFTMINNLPTVYEVVTGTAKKEPKDKTPKNSNKSNKTGSKPRQSEPNSRAPKLPSPKEEEESEGEDGEPQEDHESTLCGACGQSYDDFWICCDLCEKWFHGKCVKITPAKAEHIKQYKCPSCTGSKRAKA; from the exons ATGGACGGAGGAGGCGGATTCATGGGCCCGCCGCCGGTCCCCCGCTCGCCGGAGGACGTCTTCCGGGATTTCCGCGCGCGCCGGGCCGGCTTGATCAGGGCGCTCACCACCG ATGTGGAGAAGTTCTACGTGATGTGCGACCCAG CTTGGGGACGGCCGGACGGGTGTATCGCAAACAATTACTCCTATGTCACTGCAGATCTTTCCCAGGATTTAAGTCGTCATTTCCCACTAGCCCATCCTACATGGAAACAAGGGCATGCACCTTGGTCACTTGGACAGGCCCTGAGGGCTTATATGG AGAAGGAGAACCTATGTTTGTATGGACTTCCCAATGAGACATGGGAAGTCAACTTGCCTGCAGAGGAGGTCCCTCCTGAACTCCCAGAGCCAGCTCTGGGAATTAACTTTGCACGTGATGGGATGAATGAAAAAGATTGGCTGTCACTTGTTGCCGTGCATAGTGACTCTTGGTTATTGTCAGTTGCATTTTATTTTGGAGCAAGGTTTGGTTTCGACAAAGAATCCAG GAAACGGCTCTTCACCATGATCAATAACCTTCCCACAGTATATGAGGTTGTCACAGGAACAGCCAAGAAAGAGCCCAAAGACAAAACCCCTAAAAACAGCAATAAGAGTAACAAAACTGGCTCGAAG CCACGCCAATCAGAACCCAACTCAAGGGCCCCGAAGCTGCCATCTccaaaggaagaagaggagagtgAAGGGGAGGATGGGGAACCACAGGAAGACCATGAGAGCACGCTGTGCGGCGCATGCGGCCAAAGTTACGATGACTTCTGGATCTGCTGTGACCTGTGTGAGAAATGGTTCCATGGCAAGTGCGTGAAGATCACCCCAGCCAAAGCGGAACACATCAAGCAGTACAAGTGCCCCTCCTGCACAGGCAGCAAGAGGGCTAAGGCTTGA
- the LOC120700814 gene encoding serine carboxypeptidase 1-like: MAWSASALSSSAPTAAALVLLQLLASFACCCRAAPPDALVTRLPGFEGARLPSKHYAGYVMVDEELGSRMFYYLVESERDPASDPLVLWLNGGPGCSSFDGFVYEHGPFNFESGGSAGSLPKLHLNPYSWSKVSSVIYLDSPVGVGLSYAKDKSKAYTTGDLRTANDSHTFLLKWFQLYPEFQTNPFYIAGESYAGIYVPTLSHEVVKGIHKEVKPSINFKGYMVGNGVCDTVFDGNALVPFAHGMGLISDDMYKDASSACQGNYWNDCSSAKCQTALLNVNAAIAGLNIYDILEPCYHSKNTKKVTPQNSRTPQSFKDLGVTDKPLPVRTRMLGRAWPLRAPVRAGRVPSWQEFAVTVPCTNDEVATAWLNNDSVRSAIHAEPVSSIGPWVLCTNALLNFDHDAGSMVTYHKNLTSQGYRALIYSGDHDMCVPYTGTEAWTASLGYGVIDSWRPWIVDEEVSGYTQVYENGLTFATIKGAGHTVPEYKPKEALAFYSRWLAGSKL; this comes from the exons ATGGCCTGGTCTGCCTCTGCTCTGTCGTCGTCGGCTCCGACGGCCGCAGCCCTCGTCCTCCTGCAGCTGCTGGCATCCTTcgcctgctgctgccgcgccgcgccgccggacgCGCTGGTGACTCGCCTCCCGGGGTTCGAGGGCGCCCGGCTCCCGTCGAAGCACTACGCCGGGTACGTGATGGTGGACGAGGAGCTCGGGAGCAGGATGTTCTACTACCTGGTGGAGTCGGAGCGCGACCCGGCCAGCGACCCCCTCGTGCTCTGGCTCAACGGCGGGCCAGGATGCTCCAGCTTCGACGGCTTCGTCTACGAGCACG GGCCATTCAACTTTGAGTCAGGAGGGTCAGCTGGAAGCCTACCAAAGCTTCATCTCAACCCTTATAGCTGGTCCAAG GTGTCTAGTGTGATATACTTGGACTCCCCTGTTGGTGTTGGTCTGTCATATGCTAAGGATAAGTCCAAAGCTTATACAACTGGCGACCTTCGGACTGCTAATGATTCTCATACTTTTCTTCTCAAG TGGTTTCAGCTCTACCCTGAGTTCCAGACAAATCCATTTTACATAGCCGGAGAATCATACGCCGGCATTTATGTTCCTACCCTTTCACATGAAGTTGTCAAAG GAATTCACAAAGAAGTCAAGCCAAGTATAAATTTTAAG GGCTACATGGTTGGCAATGGTGTATGTGACACCGTCTTTGATGGTAATGCTCTTGTACCATTCGCACACGGAATGGGCCTGATTTCAGATGATATGTACAAG GATGCCAGTTCTGCATGTCAAGGAAATTACTGGAATGACTGTAGCAGTGCTAAATGCCAAACAGCACTGTTGAATGTCAATGCG GCAATTGCGGGATTAAATATTTATGACATTCTTGAGCCATGCTACCACAGCAAAAATACCAAAAAAGTAACCCCACAAAATAGCAGAACGCCTCAAAGTTTCAAAGATCTTGGTGTAACTGACAAGCCCCTTCCAGTAAGAACAAGAATGCTTGGACGGGCCTGGCCTTTGAGAGCTCCTGTAAGAGCCGGGCGTGTTCCATCATGGCAGGAATTTGCCGTTACTGTTCCGTGTACG AATGATGAAGTTGCAACAGCATGGTTGAACAATGATAGCGTCAGATCTGCAATTCATGCCGAGCCA GTCAGTTCAATTGGACCATGGGTCTTATGCACAAATGCATTATTGAATTTTGATCATGATGCCGGGAGTATGGTCACTTATCACAAGAACCTTACAAGCCAGGGTTATCGTGCTCTCATTTACAG CGGTGACCATGATATGTGTGTGCCTTACACTGGGACCGAAGCATGGACTGCATCTTTGGGCTATGGAGTCATTGATTCATGGCGACCATGGATCGTCGATGAAGAAGTTTCTGG GTACACCCAAGTATACGAAAATGGTCTCACTTTTGCAACTATTAAG GGTGCTGGGCACACAGTTCCTGAGTATAAACCAAAGGAAGCATTGGCTTTCTACAGCCGTTGGCTTGCTGGTTCTAAACTGTGA